The Leishmania panamensis strain MHOM/PA/94/PSC-1 chromosome 19 sequence genome contains the following window.
CCACGCCTCTGCTCTACCCCACTCTTTTCGTCGTCTTCACACAGCACATCCCCCATCCTCTTAGCTGCACCCCaggcgtgtgcgtttgtgggcctctctcctttgcgtGACGCTGACCAATTTATGCCATCACGCGTCTCTCTTGATCAtttcttcgctttttttctttggaactgctctctctctctgctgtgctgcatctctccctctcggtGTTGTTGCTCGATTCGCTTGCAAAACCgattttctctttccctgtgtgtctgtgcaaAGCGAGGAGTGGAGTGTTCAGCCGTGTCATCTCATAGAGCGCGGAGTCTTCACTTCCTCCAGTTCtcatctctttttctttaTTGCCTTGCCGATGCCCGTTTCCGAGGCACCTGCTGCGGGGCCTCTGCATGCGAGGGAGTCGGGCGGCGACGTACCAGGGAGCATGGGGACGCTCATCAAGAAGCTCTACCCCCTCTACACTCAGCGTGTGCAgccgctggaggagatgtATAACTTTCACATATTTCGTCCCAGCTGGTATGAGGAGACGATCCTCAATGAGCGCCCTTTTGTGACGCTTTTTGGTCCGTGGTCGGCTGGCAAGACCACCTTCATCAACTACCTCTTGCAGAGCAACGCCTTGTGGACTGGGCCACAGCCGACAACGGCAGAGTTCACGGTGATTATGTACGGCAAAGAGCCAGGCCCGATTGACGGCCAGGCGCTGGTCAACTCGAAGTATCTGCCGTTCAAGGGCCTGCTAGATTTTGGTGAGTCGTTCATCAACAACCTCAAGGGCTTCCAGGAACCCCATTCACTTCTGGAGCGGGTCACGCTCATCGATAGTCCTGGTGTGCTAGAGAGCGCTAAGGACATTCACCAGCGCAAGTACGACTACGTAAAGGTGTGTCGTTGGTTTGCAGAGCGAAGTGACTTGATCTTAGTCTTTTTCGACCCTAGCAAACTTGACGCCGGCGCGGAGCTTCGCCAGCTCTTTCAAACGTCGTTTAAAGGGATTGAgaatcgcctccgcctcgtgCTGAACAAGGCTGATACCATCTCCACTCAGGAGCTCATGCGTGTCTACGGCAGTTTGTTCTGGAACTTATCGAACTTCATCAACACAACGGAGCCGCCGCGTGTCTACGTTGGGAGCTTTTGGGATAAACCGTACAACTCAAACTCATTCTCACTTCTCTTcgcggaggagaaggtggaccTGCTGCAGGAGTTGGTGGAGATAATCCCGCAGCAGGCCAAGGACAAGAAGGTTGCGTCGCTCATTCGGCGAGCCAAGGAGGTGCTCGTGCACGCCGTCATCATTGGCGGCATCCGGACCGACCTGCCGGCGATCTTCGGTAAGTCcaaggcgaagaggaaggctgtggagcagctgccaAGGCGCTACGAACTCATCGGCGCTCGCTACAAGATGAACCACTGCGACTTCCCGCCGGTGCAGGCGTACAAGGCCTTTCTGGAGCGCTTCGACGCCGAGAAATTCCCGCCGCTGAAGAAGCCAGAGAAGGCTGGTCTTATCCGCGGTGTTCAAGAGCTCATTGACACGATCCTACCAGCCATGCTTCGACCGGTACGCGACATCCGTGCCGCGAATCCATTTCATGAGGATGAGCGGGCGGGTTTGCTCAACATGTACCGTGATCGTGTGCTCTCGCAGTATGATGGGCGGCGCGACATGCAGGGTAGCCCCGACAACGTTGACTCCACCAAGCGCCGGTATCTCTCCAACTCGGCAGCTCAGGGCCCGTCACCGAGTGTTACTGCCGCCCCCGCATCGAACCCGTCGTCCCTATTCGGCCCTAGCACCGTCGTTACAGCACTTTCCGCATCGCCATCCTTCACAGGGCCGCCATCCCTCACAGTGGCTGCTTCGTCCacggcggccaccgctgcaccgcagccacaGACCTCCgcggcgacgatgccgtCATTAGCTGATATGCAATCAATGATGACGATGATGCAACAGCTGTTGGCAAATCGTCAGCAGCAAGGCCAACAGCacagcagtgcagctgcgACCACCATCTCGCACGGGAAGTCATTCTCATCGACCCCACAGCCACCAGCAAATCCTGCCGagtcctccctcccgccaTCCCCCCAAGAGTCGGGCTTTGACAACGAACTTTGCCCACCGACGGTGATGTCTCCACTCGGCGCGCCTCCCTACCGCGCTCCCGAGATGAACACATGGACTGACGGGGATGTGTTGAAGCAACTGCAGTGAGACAAgtgctgcatctcctccttATCATGAGTGCCGCTCTCATAGTCGTCCCCTCCTCGCACAGCAAGGGAGATCACGaatctgccgctgcgtcgcgtCTCTCATTATCGTGCACATTTGTGTCTGTGGGCGCGTCGTGTAGCCGCGCCGCGTCTTTTCGCCCGCTCCTTGAGCGTCTCActgacgtgtgtgtgtgtgtgtggtgcgcctgccttctctctcggtgGTCTCCTCTTTTATGATGTCGCACGACGACACCACCTCGTCCTGTGCATGACTGCGCGTGCTGTGCTGAAAGGGTTGGGGGAAGGCGGGGTAAGAGGTGGGCTCCGTCACCACCCTCTGCCCTGTCTTCACAGGACCTCACTATTCTCTTTCACCATGGCGCTCCTGCATTCGCTCTTCTTACACCCCacttttgcttctttttttttcctccgcACTACGAGTTGGTCACGGTCCCCTGGAACGCTGTGGCCGGTAGATGGAGAGCGCATGTGCACTGCCCTCGCCCCATGATGTAGAGCGCCATCAGAGCGATACTTTCCCCAGACTTCACACCTctcccgcacacgcacaacgaACTGAAAAAGCGGCAGGGACTGGGAAGGCAACGAGGGGACACAGGCACCGATGCTGCCTTCGCAGCCAAGAGATGCCGCAGTTTCACTAAGATGTGGGGGCGGGGTGGAGGTGACACACGCGCCAAGAAGTTACAAGGGAAAGTTTTCAACCCTTTTTTTGGCACCGCGCATagggcgccgccaccgcttctgCCAACAATGTGTACTCGGCGGGCGGGCGTGAGGGtggaagggggtggtgatGAGTATGAAAATGCACAGGGTACCACTGCACACTCTTCCTCCGTCTTCACGCAGCTGTCGCGTAGAagcctcctcctgcgtgcgtgcgtgccacAGAAGTCACAGCGCCACTCCACTATCCTCTGAGTGCTCTGCACATATTGACCAATCTCTCCGTCCGCTACGCCCCTCTTGGTTGTTGCTTCAGCATGTCGAGCCCCACCCACTGTTACGGTccccgttgctgctgcctcccccacctcgtGACCcacgtgcgtgggtgttCCCACCGCCTGACAGCCTCCCTGTTGATACCCGCAGATGACCGCATCGCTGATGCGTGCCAACATGGAGTGTAGCGCTTGGTGAATGATGAAAGGCGGTCGAAACGTcattctccttctcccccttctcgttCTCGCCTGTGAGTCTTTTTGCAGCGCACCCGTCCACCCCCACGCGCACAatcacacaagcacacacacatgcatatTGCAGCCACACACCTCGGCTCCCGCTGTCGTGACGGGCGCCACCCGGCAACTTCTGCTTCTCCAACGCTGTAACTCCTTTAGCCGCTAGGGAAAGGGGAGCACCTATCCCTGCCGACACCGCGCAGGAAAGCGGAAGTATCTCTCTTGCTTCACTTTTCagtttctctctcacactaCGCTTTCTGTGAGCACCTGTCCAGTGGCGCACGGTTCGCTCACTGGGTGCTCAGTGGTGCACGATGCGCAGCGAGGTCCGTGATGGCCTACGTGCCACACCGCTGTCGAGCAGTGGTGACAGCCGTAGTAGCAGTTATGTCCTGCAGGACACGGGGCTGCTTGATTTGATAGAGGTGTCGAAGAACACGTCACTATTCCTTCACGATCGAGCCGACTACAGGAGTATATCACCTTCCCGCAATGAAATGGCTTCTAGCATGTCAGGGCAAACTCCCAGCGTGGCGAGGACAGGCGACTTGGCACCCGTCGATATTACCcgccacagcgccgctgccctgcTTGCCCACCTCGCTTCTTGTTGGCAGATCGCTGTTTGTGCACGACACTCCGGTGTCGTCAGTCGCCGCCATAGCGCATGGCAAGAAGTCCACCTCTCCCGGAGAGGTgggtgccgcagctgacTCCGTCCTCTGGTCTTTCACGCGCAGCTCGACCTCCATGTGTCTGCCACGCTGGGACCAGCTGTGTGCGGTCGGCTTTAGAGTCTGTATGTCGCTACACTGTGGCCTACGTGCGGCGCTACAGAAGACCACACTTGCTGATAGCCCGTGCATGTCAGCTGCAGGGGCGCACGATGCACGACAGCACAAAGATGTACAGCAAGTCAGTGCAGCCCAGCAGTGCCAACTCCGCGAATC
Protein-coding sequences here:
- a CDS encoding sarcoplasmic reticulum glycoprotein-like protein (TriTrypDB/GeneDB-style sysID: LpmP.19.0250), with translation MPVSEAPAAGPLHARESGGDVPGSMGTLIKKLYPLYTQRVQPLEEMYNFHIFRPSWYEETILNERPFVTLFGPWSAGKTTFINYLLQSNALWTGPQPTTAEFTVIMYGKEPGPIDGQALVNSKYLPFKGLLDFGESFINNLKGFQEPHSLLERVTLIDSPGVLESAKDIHQRKYDYVKVCRWFAERSDLILVFFDPSKLDAGAELRQLFQTSFKGIENRLRLVLNKADTISTQELMRVYGSLFWNLSNFINTTEPPRVYVGSFWDKPYNSNSFSLLFAEEKVDLLQELVEIIPQQAKDKKVASLIRRAKEVLVHAVIIGGIRTDLPAIFGKSKAKRKAVEQLPRRYELIGARYKMNHCDFPPVQAYKAFLERFDAEKFPPLKKPEKAGLIRGVQELIDTILPAMLRPVRDIRAANPFHEDERAGLLNMYRDRVLSQYDGRRDMQGSPDNVDSTKRRYLSNSAAQGPSPSVTAAPASNPSSLFGPSTVVTALSASPSFTGPPSLTVAASSTAATAAPQPQTSAATMPSLADMQSMMTMMQQLLANRQQQGQQHSSAAATTISHGKSFSSTPQPPANPAESSLPPSPQESGFDNELCPPTVMSPLGAPPYRAPEMNTWTDGDVLKQLQ